One window of Corynebacterium doosanense CAU 212 = DSM 45436 genomic DNA carries:
- a CDS encoding dienelactone hydrolase family protein, whose protein sequence is MSVNLKKPLANLSKRGPHRVLVGDLGYTGIEGKVYTPAEGNGLPAIAFGHDWTKKVKSYHATLRHLASWGIVVGAPNTETGLNPDHSGFAADLDSTLQILAGVKLGEGNVTVNPGRLGVVGHGMGGGAAVLAAANNPRVQAVGALFPAVVSPSADAAARSLNVPGLVIASEDGEVFGAGNPERLAYNWGSDVAFRKVDGINQQGFTEDMLFRLTVGMGLPQGAGQERVRGLLTGFLLHQLGKEKKYEDFSAEIAEAKQVTSLSRLELADRVSSTYTSGSTPARIDD, encoded by the coding sequence GTGTCTGTGAATCTGAAGAAACCCCTGGCCAATCTGTCCAAGCGTGGCCCCCACCGGGTCCTAGTCGGCGATCTCGGTTACACCGGTATCGAGGGCAAGGTCTACACGCCGGCCGAGGGCAACGGCCTGCCGGCCATCGCCTTCGGCCACGACTGGACCAAAAAGGTGAAGAGCTACCACGCCACGCTGCGCCACCTCGCCAGCTGGGGCATCGTCGTCGGCGCCCCCAATACCGAGACCGGCCTCAACCCGGACCACTCGGGATTCGCCGCCGACCTCGACTCCACCCTGCAGATCCTCGCGGGTGTCAAGCTCGGGGAGGGCAACGTCACGGTCAACCCCGGGCGACTCGGCGTCGTCGGCCACGGCATGGGTGGCGGCGCGGCGGTGCTCGCAGCGGCCAACAACCCCCGCGTTCAGGCGGTGGGTGCCCTGTTCCCCGCCGTCGTCTCCCCCTCCGCGGATGCTGCCGCCCGCTCGCTGAACGTGCCGGGCCTGGTCATCGCGTCCGAGGACGGCGAGGTCTTCGGCGCGGGTAACCCCGAGCGCCTGGCCTACAACTGGGGCAGCGACGTCGCCTTCCGCAAGGTCGACGGCATCAACCAGCAGGGATTCACCGAGGACATGCTCTTCCGCCTCACCGTCGGCATGGGTCTGCCGCAGGGTGCCGGCCAGGAGCGGGTCCGCGGACTGCTCACCGGCTTCCTCCTCCACCAGCTGGGCAAGGAGAAGAAGTACGAGGACTTCTCCGCAGAGATCGCGGAGGCCAAGCAGGTCACCAGCCTCAGCCGGCTCGAGCTGGCCGACCGCGTCTCCAGCACCTACACCTCCGGTTCCACCCCGGCGCGTATCGACGACTAA
- the glmS gene encoding glutamine--fructose-6-phosphate transaminase (isomerizing): MCGIVGYVGGRQALDLAVDALRRMEYRGYDSAGIALVGTDENGESFLKAVKRTGKLANLEDKIAEVGAETLTGSTAIGHTRWATHGRPTDENAHPHVSFDNKVAVVHNGIIENFAPLRAELEAEGITLQSDTDTEVATHLLALAYNDGDTAGDFRASALKVLNRLEGAFTVLFTHADHPDQIIAARRSTPLIVGVGEGEMFLGSDVAAFIEHTKNAVELGQDNVVIITRDDYEILNFDGTAAEGRPFTIDWDLEAAEKGGFDSFMMKEIHEQPAAVRDTLAGHFEDGRVILDESNLSQSDLKSFNQVFVVACGSAYHSGLLAKYAIEHWVRIPVQIEVASEFRYRDPVLDERTLVLAISQSGETADTLEAVRHAKSQGAKVLAVCNTNGSQIPRESDAVLYTHAGPEIGVASTKAFLAQVVANYIVGLALAQAKGTKYPDEISDIWASLEEIPGKVEEVLASQEEVGKLTSALGAVPTMLFLGRGVGFPVALEGALKLKELAYIHAEGFAAGELKHGPIALIEDGLPVVVVVPSPHGVKQLHSKIVSNIQEIRARGAKTIVIAEEGDTAVEPYANWLIRIPATPSIMQPLLATVPLQFLAADIARECGNEDIDKPRNLAKSVTVE, encoded by the coding sequence ATGTGTGGAATCGTCGGATATGTAGGTGGCCGTCAGGCCCTGGACTTGGCCGTGGATGCGCTCCGTCGCATGGAGTACCGCGGATACGACTCGGCGGGCATCGCGCTGGTCGGTACGGATGAGAACGGGGAGTCCTTTCTCAAGGCGGTCAAGCGCACCGGCAAGCTCGCCAACCTCGAGGACAAGATCGCCGAGGTAGGGGCGGAGACGCTGACCGGCTCCACCGCGATCGGGCACACCCGCTGGGCCACCCACGGCCGGCCGACGGACGAGAACGCCCACCCGCACGTCAGCTTCGACAACAAGGTCGCCGTGGTGCACAACGGCATCATCGAGAACTTCGCGCCCCTGCGCGCGGAGCTCGAGGCCGAAGGCATCACCCTGCAGTCCGACACCGACACCGAGGTCGCCACCCACCTGCTGGCGCTGGCCTACAACGACGGCGACACGGCCGGCGACTTCCGCGCCTCCGCGCTCAAGGTGCTCAACCGGCTCGAGGGCGCCTTCACGGTGCTGTTCACCCACGCCGACCACCCCGACCAGATCATCGCCGCCCGCCGCTCGACGCCGCTCATCGTCGGCGTCGGCGAGGGGGAGATGTTCCTCGGCTCCGACGTCGCCGCCTTCATCGAGCACACCAAGAACGCCGTGGAGCTGGGCCAGGACAACGTGGTCATCATCACCAGGGACGACTACGAGATCCTCAACTTCGACGGCACCGCCGCCGAGGGCCGCCCCTTCACCATCGACTGGGACCTCGAGGCCGCCGAGAAGGGCGGATTCGACTCCTTCATGATGAAGGAGATCCACGAGCAGCCCGCCGCCGTGCGCGATACCCTGGCCGGTCACTTCGAGGACGGCCGCGTCATTCTCGACGAGAGCAACCTCTCGCAGTCCGATCTCAAGTCCTTCAACCAGGTCTTCGTCGTCGCCTGCGGTTCCGCCTACCACTCCGGCCTGCTGGCCAAGTACGCCATCGAGCACTGGGTGCGCATCCCGGTCCAGATCGAGGTGGCCAGCGAGTTCCGCTACCGCGACCCGGTTCTCGACGAGCGCACGCTGGTCCTGGCCATTTCCCAGTCCGGCGAGACCGCCGACACCCTCGAGGCCGTGCGCCACGCCAAGTCCCAGGGCGCCAAGGTGCTCGCGGTGTGCAACACCAACGGCTCGCAGATCCCGCGGGAGTCCGACGCCGTGCTCTACACCCACGCCGGCCCCGAGATCGGCGTGGCCTCCACCAAGGCCTTCCTCGCCCAGGTGGTGGCCAACTACATCGTCGGCCTGGCGCTGGCGCAGGCCAAGGGCACCAAGTACCCGGACGAGATCAGCGACATCTGGGCCTCTCTCGAGGAGATCCCGGGCAAGGTTGAGGAAGTCCTCGCTTCGCAGGAGGAGGTAGGAAAACTGACCTCCGCGCTCGGGGCGGTGCCGACCATGCTCTTCCTCGGCCGCGGCGTTGGTTTCCCTGTGGCTCTCGAGGGTGCGCTCAAGCTCAAGGAGCTTGCCTACATCCACGCCGAGGGCTTCGCCGCGGGCGAGCTCAAGCACGGCCCGATCGCGCTCATCGAGGACGGCCTGCCCGTCGTCGTCGTGGTGCCCAGCCCCCACGGGGTCAAGCAGCTGCACTCCAAGATCGTCTCCAACATCCAGGAGATCCGGGCGCGCGGAGCCAAGACCATCGTCATCGCCGAAGAGGGCGACACCGCGGTCGAGCCCTACGCCAACTGGCTCATCCGCATCCCGGCCACCCCGTCGATCATGCAGCCGCTGCTGGCCACCGTTCCGCTGCAGTTCCTCGCCGCGGACATCGCCCGCGAATGCGGCAACGAGGACATCGACAAGCCGCGCAACCTCGCCAAGTCCGTCACCGTCGAATAA
- the alr gene encoding alanine racemase, whose product MSQLRARIDLDAIAHNTRAVKARLSEGTRLMAVVKADGYNHGAAEVAAVMAENGADAFGVATAAEGSRLRESGVDKPILAWLWSPDDPGDEVTEALASGVELGVPSLVHLRALVAMEIPARICLKLETGMHRSGIDEAAWYEAFSLARDTPFLTVTGIFSHLARADEPDDPANDLQAANFARAIEIGRSLGLELPVNHLCNSPATLSRPDLHHDQVRVGLALYGMNPLPGEYDLRPAMTWAADVVSVKPLAPGDGVSYGHTFTADRQGYTAVLPVGYADGLPRAMQDKLQVTIAGRRYQQIGRVCMDQIVVDLGDNPHAVMPGAEAVLFGPGAMSVDEFADALGTINYEVACLPKGRTRRQYR is encoded by the coding sequence ATGAGCCAACTGCGCGCCCGGATCGACCTCGACGCCATCGCCCACAACACCCGCGCCGTGAAGGCGCGCCTGTCGGAGGGCACCCGCCTCATGGCCGTGGTCAAGGCCGACGGCTACAACCACGGCGCGGCCGAGGTCGCCGCGGTGATGGCGGAGAACGGGGCCGACGCGTTCGGGGTCGCTACGGCCGCCGAAGGCAGCAGGTTGCGGGAATCGGGCGTCGATAAGCCGATCCTGGCGTGGCTGTGGAGCCCCGACGATCCGGGGGACGAGGTCACCGAGGCGCTCGCCTCCGGGGTGGAGCTGGGCGTGCCCAGCCTCGTGCACCTGCGGGCGCTGGTCGCGATGGAGATCCCCGCGCGGATCTGCCTCAAGCTGGAGACAGGCATGCACCGCTCCGGCATCGACGAAGCCGCCTGGTACGAGGCCTTCTCCCTGGCCAGGGACACCCCCTTCCTCACAGTCACGGGAATCTTCAGCCACCTGGCCCGCGCCGATGAGCCGGATGACCCGGCCAACGACCTCCAGGCGGCGAACTTCGCGCGTGCCATCGAGATCGGCCGGTCGCTCGGGCTGGAGCTGCCCGTCAACCACCTGTGCAACTCCCCGGCGACGTTGAGCAGGCCGGACCTTCACCACGATCAGGTCCGGGTCGGACTGGCGCTCTACGGCATGAACCCGCTGCCGGGGGAGTACGACCTCAGGCCGGCGATGACCTGGGCCGCGGACGTGGTGTCCGTGAAACCCCTCGCGCCGGGGGACGGCGTGAGCTACGGCCACACCTTCACCGCGGACCGGCAGGGGTACACCGCGGTGCTGCCGGTGGGATACGCCGACGGGCTTCCCCGCGCGATGCAGGACAAGCTGCAGGTCACCATCGCCGGCCGGCGCTACCAGCAGATCGGGCGGGTGTGCATGGACCAGATCGTCGTCGACCTCGGTGACAACCCGCACGCCGTCATGCCCGGGGCGGAGGCCGTGCTCTTCGGGCCGGGCGCGATGAGTGTGGACGAGTTTGCCGACGCCCTGGGCACCATCAACTACGAGGTCGCTTGCCTGCCCAAGGGCCGCACGCGGAGGCAGTACCGGTGA
- the tsaE gene encoding tRNA (adenosine(37)-N6)-threonylcarbamoyltransferase complex ATPase subunit type 1 TsaE, whose protein sequence is MKPTFPAEGTRRLETAEDTRGFGRELGGALEAGDVVILDGPLGAGKTTLTQGLADGLGVTGRVTSPTFVIAREHPSAGEGPALIHMDAYRLVGGSGDPVGELDALDLDTGLESAVVVAEWGGGLVEQIAETYLFVSLDRTTAVEQDPDSEARIVSWGIRQPV, encoded by the coding sequence GTGAAGCCGACCTTTCCCGCAGAGGGGACACGCAGGCTGGAGACCGCCGAGGACACCAGGGGATTCGGCCGTGAGCTCGGCGGCGCGCTCGAGGCCGGGGACGTGGTCATCCTCGACGGCCCCCTGGGAGCGGGCAAGACCACGCTGACCCAGGGGCTGGCGGACGGCCTGGGTGTCACCGGCCGGGTCACCTCGCCCACGTTTGTCATCGCGCGCGAGCATCCCTCCGCAGGTGAGGGTCCAGCGCTCATCCACATGGACGCCTACCGGCTGGTGGGCGGCAGCGGCGACCCGGTGGGGGAACTTGACGCCCTCGACCTGGACACGGGCCTGGAATCCGCCGTCGTCGTCGCCGAATGGGGCGGGGGACTGGTGGAACAGATCGCGGAGACCTACCTTTTCGTCTCGCTCGACCGCACGACCGCGGTGGAGCAGGACCCGGATTCCGAGGCCCGCATCGTCTCGTGGGGCATCCGACAGCCCGTGTAG
- the tsaB gene encoding tRNA (adenosine(37)-N6)-threonylcarbamoyltransferase complex dimerization subunit type 1 TsaB has protein sequence MLVLALDTATHDLVTGLVDTESGVATDRVLPATRGHNELLMPTVTELLDASGHAFADLDAVVVGQGPGPFTGLRVGMATASAIAQARGIPVFGVSSLDAIATRHDAKNLLVATDARRREVYWAHYVDGVRVSGPSVDQPGNLPDNIEVDAVVVPEHLVDKLPAHLAAVPHVELTPRAAGLVSCADLSAQPEPLTPAYLRRPDAVPPTPTPRSAAIPEVRP, from the coding sequence GTGCTAGTCCTCGCTCTCGACACCGCCACCCATGACCTGGTCACCGGCCTCGTCGACACCGAATCAGGTGTCGCGACCGACCGGGTCCTCCCCGCCACCCGCGGGCACAACGAGCTGCTCATGCCCACGGTGACAGAGCTTCTCGACGCCTCCGGCCACGCCTTCGCCGACCTCGACGCGGTCGTTGTCGGACAGGGCCCCGGGCCGTTCACGGGTCTGCGGGTCGGCATGGCCACCGCCTCCGCCATCGCGCAGGCACGGGGGATCCCCGTCTTCGGCGTGAGTTCGCTGGACGCCATCGCCACCCGCCACGACGCGAAGAACCTCCTGGTCGCCACCGACGCCCGCCGTCGAGAGGTGTACTGGGCCCACTACGTCGACGGCGTCCGTGTGTCGGGCCCGTCGGTCGATCAGCCCGGCAATCTGCCGGACAACATCGAGGTGGATGCGGTCGTGGTGCCGGAACACCTCGTCGACAAGCTTCCCGCGCACCTGGCAGCGGTGCCGCACGTCGAGCTCACCCCCCGCGCCGCGGGGCTGGTGTCCTGCGCCGATCTTTCCGCCCAGCCGGAGCCGCTGACCCCCGCTTATCTGCGCCGGCCCGATGCCGTACCGCCGACGCCGACGCCCCGCTCGGCGGCGATCCCGGAGGTACGCCCGTGA
- the rimI gene encoding ribosomal protein S18-alanine N-acetyltransferase: MSFEVRELRAGDASRCAELEQVLFPGDNPWPERVFSVEFAHPHTFYLGVFDTETDLMVGYAGLAMLGRPDDPEFEIHTIGVDPAYQRRGIGRHLMDQFTHTADTMGGPMFLEVRTDNAAAIAMYESFGFTTLTTRKNYYQPSGTDAFTMSRQPRTSSPERNGE, from the coding sequence GTGAGTTTTGAGGTCCGCGAGCTGCGCGCCGGGGATGCTTCGCGCTGCGCCGAGCTGGAGCAGGTGCTCTTTCCCGGGGACAACCCCTGGCCGGAGCGGGTGTTCTCGGTGGAGTTCGCCCACCCGCACACCTTCTACCTCGGGGTGTTCGACACCGAGACCGACCTCATGGTCGGCTACGCCGGCCTGGCCATGCTCGGGCGGCCGGACGACCCCGAGTTCGAGATCCACACCATCGGAGTGGATCCCGCCTACCAGCGCCGCGGCATCGGCCGTCATCTCATGGATCAGTTCACACACACCGCGGACACCATGGGCGGGCCGATGTTTCTCGAGGTCCGCACGGACAACGCCGCGGCGATCGCCATGTACGAGTCCTTCGGCTTCACCACCCTGACCACCCGCAAGAACTACTACCAACCCTCGGGCACGGACGCCTTCACCATGTCACGCCAGCCCCGCACATCCAGCCCGGAAAGGAACGGCGAATGA
- the tsaD gene encoding tRNA (adenosine(37)-N6)-threonylcarbamoyltransferase complex transferase subunit TsaD: MKVLGIESSCDETGVGVVELSEDGTMRVLADRVASSMAEHARFGGVVPEIASRAHLEAMPQVMAAALAEAGIERPDAVAATVGPGLAGALLVGAAAAKGYAAAWGVPFYGVNHLGGHVAVANLGGTTLGHSIALLVSGGHTQILEVDAVGRPMKELGSTLDDAAGEAYDKVARLLHLGYPGGPVIDRLAAQGDPGAVAFPRALTRADDLRGEQRYNFSFSGLKTAVARYVEAAEREGRVISVEDVCASFQEAVADVLTRKAVLAAEDTGARTMLLGGGVAANSRLRSLLGERCAAAGIELLTPEFRLCTDNGVMIAALAGQLIHEGAEPSSLAAATAPGLAVEVPLVG; encoded by the coding sequence ATGAAGGTCCTCGGAATAGAGAGCTCCTGCGACGAGACCGGTGTCGGCGTCGTCGAGCTGTCGGAGGACGGCACGATGCGCGTCCTCGCCGACCGGGTCGCCTCGTCCATGGCCGAGCACGCCCGGTTCGGGGGTGTGGTGCCCGAGATCGCCTCCCGCGCGCACCTGGAGGCGATGCCCCAGGTCATGGCGGCAGCGCTGGCGGAGGCCGGCATTGAGCGCCCCGACGCCGTCGCCGCCACCGTGGGCCCGGGGCTGGCTGGCGCGCTGCTCGTCGGCGCCGCCGCGGCCAAGGGTTACGCCGCCGCGTGGGGAGTCCCGTTCTACGGCGTCAATCACCTCGGCGGCCACGTCGCCGTGGCCAACCTCGGCGGCACCACCCTCGGCCACTCCATCGCCCTGCTGGTCTCCGGCGGGCACACGCAGATCCTCGAGGTCGACGCGGTGGGCAGGCCCATGAAGGAACTGGGGTCGACGCTGGACGACGCCGCCGGCGAGGCCTACGACAAGGTCGCGCGTCTGCTGCACCTGGGTTACCCCGGCGGCCCGGTCATCGACCGCCTCGCCGCCCAGGGCGACCCGGGTGCCGTGGCCTTTCCCCGAGCCCTGACCAGGGCCGACGACCTGCGCGGGGAGCAGCGCTACAACTTCTCCTTCTCCGGGCTCAAGACCGCCGTGGCCCGCTATGTCGAGGCCGCCGAGCGCGAGGGACGGGTCATCTCGGTCGAGGATGTCTGCGCGTCCTTCCAGGAGGCCGTGGCCGACGTGCTCACCCGCAAGGCCGTGCTCGCCGCCGAGGACACCGGCGCGCGGACCATGCTGCTCGGCGGCGGAGTGGCGGCCAACTCCCGGCTGCGCTCGCTGCTGGGAGAGCGGTGCGCGGCGGCCGGCATCGAGCTGCTGACGCCGGAGTTCCGCCTGTGTACCGACAACGGCGTGATGATCGCCGCGCTGGCGGGACAGCTCATTCACGAGGGTGCGGAACCGTCCTCCCTGGCGGCCGCGACGGCTCCCGGGCTGGCGGTCGAGGTTCCGCTCGTCGGCTAG
- the groES gene encoding co-chaperone GroES, with product MANVNIRPLEDKVLVQILEAETTTASGLVIPDSAKEKPQEATVIAVGPGKQNDDGTRAPIDVKEGDVVVFSKYGGTELKYDGQEYLLLSARDLLAVVEK from the coding sequence GTGGCTAACGTCAACATTCGCCCGCTCGAAGACAAGGTCCTCGTCCAGATCCTCGAGGCCGAGACCACCACCGCCTCCGGCCTGGTCATCCCGGACTCCGCCAAGGAGAAGCCGCAGGAAGCCACCGTCATCGCCGTCGGCCCGGGTAAGCAGAACGACGACGGAACGCGCGCCCCGATCGATGTCAAGGAAGGCGACGTTGTCGTGTTCTCCAAGTACGGCGGCACCGAGCTGAAGTACGACGGCCAGGAGTACCTGCTCCTGTCCGCGCGCGACCTGCTTGCCGTCGTCGAAAAGTAA
- the groL gene encoding chaperonin GroEL (60 kDa chaperone family; promotes refolding of misfolded polypeptides especially under stressful conditions; forms two stacked rings of heptamers to form a barrel-shaped 14mer; ends can be capped by GroES; misfolded proteins enter the barrel where they are refolded when GroES binds), translating to MAKLIAFDQEAREGIQRGVDVLADTVKVTLGPKGRNVVLAKAFGGPLVTNDGVTIAREIDLEDKFENLGAQLVKSVAVKTNDVAGDGTTTATLLAQALIFEGLRNVAAGANPVELNRGIAAAAEKAVEELKARATEVSSSQEIANVATVSSRDREIGDVVAGAMDKVGKDGVLTVEESQSIESSVDVTEGVSFDKGFLSPYFVTDADSQQAALDNPAILLVRGKISSLPDFLPILEKIVESSRPALIVAEDVDGEPLQTLVVNTIRGALKVVAVKSPYFGERRKAFMDDLAVVTGATVVDPEVGVTLKEADIDVLGSARRVTVTKDETVIVDGAGSSEEVDARREQIRREIENTDSSWDKEKAGERLAKLSGGVAVIKVGAATETEMSERKLRVEDAINAARAAAQEGVIAGGGSALVQIAKELESFAEQFEGEQRIGVLTVAKALRRPAFWIAENAGLDGSVVVNRISELANGEGFNAATGEYGNLIEQGIIDPVKVTHSAVVNATSVARMVLTTEASVVEKPQEEAAAAQGVHGHHHH from the coding sequence ATGGCTAAACTCATCGCATTTGATCAAGAGGCCCGCGAGGGCATCCAGCGCGGCGTCGACGTACTCGCCGACACCGTCAAGGTCACCCTCGGCCCCAAGGGCCGCAACGTCGTCCTGGCCAAGGCCTTCGGTGGCCCGCTGGTCACCAACGACGGCGTGACCATCGCCCGCGAGATCGATCTCGAGGACAAGTTCGAGAACCTCGGCGCACAGCTGGTCAAGTCCGTCGCCGTCAAGACCAACGACGTCGCCGGCGACGGCACCACCACCGCGACGCTGCTCGCCCAGGCCCTCATCTTCGAGGGACTGCGCAACGTCGCCGCGGGTGCCAACCCGGTCGAACTCAACCGTGGCATCGCCGCCGCGGCGGAGAAGGCCGTGGAGGAGCTCAAGGCCCGCGCCACCGAGGTGTCCTCCAGCCAGGAGATCGCCAACGTCGCCACCGTGTCCTCCCGCGACCGGGAGATCGGCGACGTCGTCGCGGGCGCGATGGACAAGGTGGGCAAGGACGGTGTCCTCACCGTCGAGGAGTCCCAGTCCATCGAGTCCTCCGTCGATGTCACGGAGGGTGTCTCCTTCGACAAGGGTTTCCTCTCGCCCTACTTCGTCACCGACGCCGACTCGCAGCAGGCCGCGCTGGACAACCCGGCCATCCTGCTGGTCCGCGGCAAGATCTCCTCGCTGCCCGACTTCCTGCCCATCCTGGAGAAGATCGTCGAGTCGTCCCGGCCGGCACTGATCGTCGCCGAGGACGTCGACGGCGAGCCGCTGCAGACGCTCGTGGTCAACACCATCCGCGGCGCGCTCAAGGTTGTCGCCGTGAAGTCCCCGTACTTCGGCGAGCGCCGCAAGGCGTTCATGGATGACCTGGCTGTCGTCACCGGCGCCACGGTTGTCGACCCCGAGGTCGGAGTCACCCTCAAGGAGGCGGACATCGACGTGCTCGGTTCCGCCCGCCGCGTCACCGTCACCAAGGATGAGACGGTCATCGTCGACGGCGCCGGCTCCTCCGAGGAGGTCGACGCCCGCCGCGAGCAGATCCGCCGCGAGATCGAGAACACCGACTCCAGCTGGGACAAGGAGAAGGCCGGCGAGCGCCTGGCCAAGCTGTCTGGCGGCGTCGCCGTCATCAAGGTCGGCGCTGCCACCGAGACCGAGATGAGCGAGCGCAAGCTCCGCGTCGAGGACGCCATCAACGCCGCCCGCGCGGCGGCGCAGGAAGGTGTCATTGCCGGCGGCGGTTCCGCCCTCGTGCAGATCGCCAAGGAGCTCGAGTCCTTCGCCGAGCAGTTCGAGGGGGAGCAGCGCATCGGCGTGCTCACCGTCGCCAAGGCGCTGCGCCGCCCCGCGTTCTGGATCGCGGAGAACGCCGGCCTCGACGGCTCCGTCGTGGTCAACCGCATCTCCGAGCTCGCCAACGGTGAGGGCTTCAACGCCGCCACCGGCGAGTACGGCAACCTCATTGAGCAGGGCATCATCGACCCCGTCAAGGTGACGCACTCCGCCGTGGTCAACGCCACGTCGGTGGCGCGCATGGTGCTCACCACCGAGGCCTCCGTCGTGGAGAAGCCGCAGGAGGAGGCCGCTGCCGCCCAGGGCGTGCACGGCCACCACCATCACTAG
- a CDS encoding WhiB family transcriptional regulator, whose translation MSQPHLLPGPNADFWDWQLHGLCRGEDSDVFYHPDGERGRARAQRENRAKAICQTCPVIGNCRDHALKVSEPYGIWGGLSESERLSMHRGRTSASHTGA comes from the coding sequence ATGTCGCAACCCCATCTCCTCCCCGGCCCCAACGCCGACTTCTGGGACTGGCAGCTTCACGGCCTGTGCCGGGGCGAGGACTCCGACGTGTTCTACCACCCCGACGGTGAGCGCGGCCGTGCCCGGGCGCAGCGGGAGAACCGCGCGAAGGCGATCTGCCAGACCTGCCCCGTGATCGGCAACTGCCGCGATCACGCCCTCAAGGTCTCCGAGCCCTACGGCATCTGGGGCGGGCTCTCCGAGTCGGAGCGCCTGAGCATGCACCGCGGCCGCACCTCGGCGTCGCACACCGGCGCCTGA